The Parabacteroides sp. AD58 genome includes a window with the following:
- a CDS encoding helix-turn-helix domain-containing protein, translated as METKNERLTPFMAVPPGAIVKNEMAERKISQTKFAEMLHIQKSHLSDILKGKRSISSIADKIEEVLGIPARTLVKMQASYEYDKKVIEERGIQEIMAQNELEDYNKSFDIKTAISRLGIDKKKGFVYTLSLLKDMLSLPCAARMEMNYTHSFFRKSERTGTDDRMIATWVLLAKYSARKMTASGRYDKGKIKELTSKLVRIFNENINVINRVQAVMSDYGIKFCVVPKVDRASINGYCFLEKGVPSIIITMRYNMIDHVAFDTMHELGHVLLHLNEDNDEMINIDGQDYSSKEKEADKFASSSIIPDSVWATSPAVKMNSFIIQRDYSKWANEKGIHKWIVLGRVSHDTGICIFKGDESRKVG; from the coding sequence ATGGAAACAAAAAATGAAAGATTGACTCCGTTTATGGCAGTTCCTCCTGGAGCTATTGTTAAAAACGAGATGGCCGAAAGAAAAATATCTCAAACGAAGTTTGCCGAAATGCTTCACATCCAAAAATCTCATTTGAGTGATATATTAAAAGGGAAAAGAAGCATTTCATCAATAGCTGATAAAATTGAGGAGGTGTTAGGTATTCCTGCCCGTACATTGGTAAAAATGCAGGCCTCTTACGAGTATGATAAAAAAGTTATAGAGGAACGAGGCATACAAGAAATAATGGCACAGAATGAATTGGAAGATTATAACAAATCATTCGATATAAAAACGGCAATTTCAAGGTTGGGCATAGATAAAAAAAAAGGGTTTGTTTATACATTATCCTTATTGAAAGATATGTTGTCTTTGCCTTGTGCAGCACGTATGGAAATGAATTATACACATTCATTCTTTAGAAAGTCTGAGAGAACGGGAACAGATGACCGTATGATTGCTACATGGGTTCTTTTGGCTAAGTATAGTGCTAGAAAAATGACTGCATCTGGAAGATATGATAAAGGAAAAATCAAGGAACTCACGAGTAAGTTAGTTCGTATATTTAATGAGAATATTAATGTTATAAACCGAGTACAGGCGGTAATGTCTGATTATGGTATAAAGTTTTGTGTTGTTCCCAAAGTAGATAGAGCATCCATTAATGGTTATTGTTTTTTAGAAAAAGGAGTTCCGTCAATTATTATTACGATGCGTTATAATATGATAGATCATGTTGCATTTGATACTATGCACGAATTAGGCCATGTGTTGCTTCATTTGAATGAGGATAATGATGAAATGATAAATATAGATGGTCAAGATTATTCTTCGAAGGAAAAAGAGGCAGATAAGTTTGCATCATCGTCTATTATTCCAGATTCTGTTTGGGCAACATCTCCTGCAGTAAAGATGAATTCTTTCATTATACAGCGAGATTATAGTAAATGGGCTAATGAAAAAGGAATCCATAAATGGATCGTATTAGGTCGAGTTTCGCACGATACAGGTATTTGTATATTTAAGGGTGATGAAAGCCGTAAAGTAGGCTGA
- a CDS encoding 3-keto-disaccharide hydrolase, protein MGSLTVQAQKTEKLFNGKNLSNWEFIVDKNSTPAEQVFSVKDGLIQIAGQPFGYMYTKQKYSNYKLHVEWRWPDGKEANSGIFLLIEDLKSPFPNGIECQLHAGDAGDFVLLGGSDLAEYQNKPGQPRPAFPVVKKHTQSSEVKAGEWNEANIFVKDGVITVYVNGVYQNTGTNKVKEGHIGLQSEGGPIQFRNVTLTPWE, encoded by the coding sequence ATGGGAAGTCTGACTGTGCAGGCTCAGAAAACTGAAAAATTATTCAACGGCAAGAATTTGTCGAACTGGGAATTCATCGTCGACAAAAACTCAACTCCGGCAGAACAGGTCTTTTCCGTTAAAGATGGCCTCATTCAGATCGCCGGTCAGCCTTTTGGTTACATGTACACCAAGCAGAAATACAGTAACTACAAACTGCATGTGGAATGGAGATGGCCCGACGGCAAAGAAGCCAACAGCGGTATCTTCCTGCTGATCGAAGACTTGAAGAGTCCGTTCCCGAACGGAATCGAATGCCAGCTGCATGCCGGCGATGCAGGCGACTTTGTCTTGTTGGGTGGATCCGACCTGGCTGAATACCAGAACAAACCAGGACAGCCTCGCCCGGCCTTTCCTGTTGTTAAGAAACATACCCAATCAAGCGAAGTGAAAGCTGGAGAATGGAACGAAGCCAACATCTTCGTCAAAGACGGTGTGATCACGGTATATGTTAATGGCGTATATCAAAATACCGGAACAAACAAGGTGAAAGAAGGTCATATCGGCTTGCAAAGCGAAGGCGGCCCGATCCAGTTCCGCAATGTCACATTGACTCCATGGGAATAA